One genomic segment of Vibrio fluvialis includes these proteins:
- a CDS encoding DUF3750 domain-containing protein, with protein sequence MKRIYRVAEKPLKQSAKWLVLATGALLSACTQSDWRTASREPAGIAPDPQNNRQAVIEFYAADAFSWRGWFAVHTWMAVKPQNAEEYTVYEVVGWRVDRGQPALYQYQTATPDRYWYGARPEKVLSIQGEKAAQLIPKVQDVVAVYPWANEYTLFPGPNSNTFPAWVGRQVPELGLKMPFSAIGSGYGK encoded by the coding sequence ATGAAACGAATCTATCGCGTTGCTGAGAAGCCGCTTAAACAGTCGGCGAAATGGCTGGTGTTGGCAACGGGTGCGCTGCTGAGTGCCTGTACGCAAAGTGACTGGCGTACAGCAAGCCGTGAACCTGCTGGGATCGCGCCAGACCCACAGAATAACCGCCAGGCAGTGATAGAGTTTTACGCCGCAGACGCGTTTAGCTGGCGTGGCTGGTTTGCCGTGCATACCTGGATGGCTGTCAAACCACAAAACGCCGAGGAATACACCGTGTATGAGGTCGTGGGGTGGCGAGTCGATCGCGGTCAGCCTGCTTTGTATCAGTATCAAACCGCCACGCCCGACCGCTATTGGTATGGCGCGCGACCAGAAAAAGTGCTCTCCATTCAGGGTGAGAAAGCCGCACAACTGATCCCGAAAGTTCAGGATGTGGTGGCGGTTTATCCCTGGGCGAATGAATATACGCTGTTTCCCGGGCCGAACAGTAATACATTCCCGGCTTGGGTCGGGCGTCAAGTACCAGAGTTAGGGCTGAAAATGCCGTTTAGCGCCATCGGCAGTGGATATGGCAAGTAG
- the thpR gene encoding RNA 2',3'-cyclic phosphodiesterase — protein MSSDKRCFFALTFADEAKARLSQERDTLKAHADNGPFTHSENFHLTLEFIGDVASEQLPTLKGLLHELECAPMVLRIDRLGHFNIKGRQLVWLGVAEHPPLMALQAELRMKLADTPFSPENRSYIPHITLGRHVVLNTRLKALHLEPFTLPVHSIALMESKRVDNKLIYEALEEVLLSP, from the coding sequence ATGAGTTCAGATAAACGTTGTTTCTTCGCACTGACTTTTGCTGATGAAGCCAAGGCGCGGCTTAGCCAAGAGCGGGACACGCTAAAAGCACACGCGGACAACGGCCCGTTTACTCACAGCGAAAATTTTCATCTCACGCTGGAATTTATCGGTGACGTTGCAAGTGAGCAGTTACCCACGCTCAAAGGCTTATTGCATGAGCTTGAATGTGCGCCAATGGTGCTGCGTATTGATCGTCTTGGCCATTTCAATATCAAAGGCCGTCAGCTTGTCTGGCTGGGAGTGGCTGAACACCCGCCACTGATGGCGTTGCAAGCGGAGTTGAGAATGAAGCTGGCTGATACGCCTTTCAGCCCGGAAAATCGATCTTACATTCCGCACATTACACTGGGCAGACATGTGGTACTTAATACCCGCTTGAAAGCGCTGCATCTTGAACCCTTTACGTTACCTGTACACTCTATTGCGTTGATGGAAAGCAAGCGGGTGGACAACAAACTGATTTACGAAGCGCTGGAGGAAGTTCTCCTCTCACCATGA
- a CDS encoding nitrogenase-stabilizing/protective protein NifW, translated as MSDKNIQQIIASFTSIEQALTYFDIDFDSRFIEEYREPLVKRFNGYLLLEKPQDWFAARRALKNAYCKIQRGRLDPHTRSACRGCTSCQRR; from the coding sequence GTGAGCGACAAGAACATTCAGCAGATCATTGCCAGTTTTACGTCGATTGAGCAGGCGCTGACCTATTTTGACATCGACTTTGATAGCCGATTTATCGAAGAGTATCGTGAGCCGCTCGTCAAACGTTTTAATGGCTATTTACTGCTGGAAAAGCCGCAGGATTGGTTTGCGGCTCGGCGGGCGCTGAAAAACGCGTATTGCAAAATTCAGCGTGGCCGATTGGATCCGCATACACGCTCCGCGTGTCGGGGCTGCACATCCTGTCAGCGCCGCTGA
- a CDS encoding DnaJ family domain-containing protein: MSLLVDRIAEQRIQAALDEGQLSDLTGKGEPLSLDDDSMVPPELRMGYRILKNAGYIPPELAERNQALQLCDLVAQCQSGSDEHVDALSKLRQIELRMRLKGLDTRFLYRYLNNRTSNQT; this comes from the coding sequence ATGAGCCTATTGGTCGACAGAATAGCAGAGCAGCGTATTCAGGCAGCCTTGGATGAGGGTCAACTCAGTGACCTAACCGGCAAGGGCGAGCCGTTGAGCTTGGACGATGACAGCATGGTGCCGCCAGAGCTGAGAATGGGTTATCGGATTTTGAAAAATGCCGGCTATATTCCGCCCGAGTTGGCAGAGCGCAATCAGGCGCTGCAACTGTGTGATTTGGTGGCCCAGTGTCAGTCTGGTAGTGACGAGCATGTTGACGCGCTCTCAAAACTTCGTCAGATAGAACTGCGCATGCGGCTTAAAGGGCTCGATACCCGCTTTCTTTATCGCTATCTCAACAACAGAACATCGAACCAAACTTAG
- a CDS encoding ketopantoate reductase family protein, producing the protein MKFAILGAGGIGCYYAARLLNAGHDVVLVARGAHLEAMKTQGLSLTHPDFSFAGKVNATDIAGLCEHSNAADFDLLILASKGSTTAPILEQMQSWLASSLVPLLSIQNGVTNEQVIADALGVERTIGGLAVKIGAHVLKPGVVEATGMAQIDFGAWPNAAQNPAMQPFLNQLAIVFSDSGIPNQLYDDVSYALWRKLMINNAVNPITALTMKDTGVVTRDPVLRRTVHAIMQETARAASVAGVTMTEQDVDAMFELICQFDPIKTSMLVDREKGRPMEIHEICDPVIENCRQLGEPAYNTELISQLLQHASGQLSA; encoded by the coding sequence TTGAAATTCGCAATTTTAGGCGCTGGCGGCATTGGATGTTATTACGCAGCGCGTTTGCTCAACGCGGGGCACGATGTGGTTCTGGTCGCCCGTGGCGCTCACCTCGAGGCTATGAAAACCCAAGGGCTATCGCTGACTCATCCCGATTTTTCTTTTGCAGGCAAAGTGAACGCCACTGACATCGCGGGGCTTTGCGAGCACTCTAACGCCGCTGATTTCGATCTGCTGATCCTCGCTTCCAAAGGCAGTACTACGGCGCCGATTCTTGAGCAGATGCAAAGCTGGCTCGCATCCAGCCTGGTGCCGCTGTTGTCGATTCAAAATGGTGTCACTAACGAACAAGTGATTGCCGATGCGCTCGGTGTTGAGCGCACGATTGGTGGTCTGGCGGTCAAAATCGGCGCCCATGTGCTCAAGCCCGGAGTGGTGGAAGCCACCGGCATGGCGCAGATTGATTTCGGTGCTTGGCCGAACGCCGCGCAAAACCCGGCTATGCAGCCATTTCTAAATCAGCTTGCGATCGTGTTCAGCGATTCAGGTATTCCCAACCAGTTGTATGACGATGTGAGTTACGCACTGTGGCGCAAACTGATGATCAATAATGCGGTCAATCCGATTACCGCGCTGACGATGAAAGACACTGGCGTGGTTACGCGCGATCCGGTGTTACGCCGCACTGTGCATGCCATCATGCAGGAAACCGCGCGCGCAGCGAGTGTCGCAGGTGTAACAATGACTGAGCAGGATGTCGATGCCATGTTCGAACTGATCTGTCAGTTTGACCCGATCAAAACGTCCATGCTGGTCGATCGCGAGAAAGGTCGCCCGATGGAGATTCACGAAATCTGCGATCCGGTGATTGAAAACTGCCGCCAATTGGGTGAACCAGCCTACAACACCGAACTGATTAGCCAGTTGTTGCAACACGCCAGTGGGCAACTGTCGGCCTAA
- a CDS encoding DUF2058 domain-containing protein, whose product MAKLTLQEQMLKAGLVNEKKFKKVTKGAKKSRVQSREVKAAIEEQKRQQQERDKELNTQKNEARLSKEIQSQVKQLIELNKLNTKDGDIKYNFTDGTLVKSLYVTSLLREQLIKGIVAIARYEDTYVVIPSSVANKIAQRDEQTIIEQQVASSDAVDEDDPYADFVVPDDLMW is encoded by the coding sequence ATGGCAAAACTTACGCTCCAGGAGCAAATGTTAAAAGCAGGTTTGGTGAACGAGAAGAAATTCAAGAAAGTCACCAAAGGCGCAAAGAAATCACGCGTTCAGTCGCGCGAAGTCAAAGCTGCGATTGAAGAGCAAAAACGCCAGCAACAAGAGCGCGATAAAGAACTGAATACGCAAAAGAACGAAGCACGTTTGAGTAAAGAAATTCAGTCGCAGGTGAAACAGTTGATTGAACTCAACAAGCTCAACACCAAAGATGGCGACATCAAATACAACTTCACCGACGGTACACTGGTGAAATCCCTTTACGTCACCTCTCTGCTTCGTGAACAACTGATTAAAGGCATCGTGGCGATTGCCCGCTACGAAGACACTTATGTGGTCATTCCTAGCAGTGTGGCGAACAAAATTGCCCAGCGTGATGAACAAACCATCATTGAACAGCAGGTGGCGTCCAGTGATGCGGTGGATGAAGATGATCCATACGCAGATTTCGTCGTGCCAGATGACCTGATGTGGTAA
- a CDS encoding DUF1294 domain-containing protein: MKGKITRWHDDKGYGFITAPDGKSKIFVHVSAMKSRSKRLAKNDTVLFDIEQDSKGRLNAVNVELTGLKALSLTTLFGGTFLVFVSGATLLLGGSVLFIPLYLVMSILTYKAYASDKRAAEHGNWRTPESQLHAMALAGGWPGALLAQSQLRHKSKKQPFKTILWLTIFINIAGFIWTLSQPGHEVISRLTHLIL; this comes from the coding sequence GTGAAAGGCAAAATAACACGTTGGCATGATGACAAGGGGTATGGATTTATTACTGCTCCGGACGGCAAGAGTAAAATCTTTGTTCATGTTTCAGCCATGAAAAGCAGATCCAAACGATTGGCGAAAAACGATACCGTGCTGTTCGATATTGAACAGGACAGTAAAGGTCGGTTGAATGCGGTGAATGTGGAGCTGACGGGGCTGAAAGCCTTATCCCTGACCACTTTGTTCGGTGGCACATTTTTGGTCTTTGTCTCCGGCGCTACGTTGTTGCTGGGGGGATCAGTGCTGTTTATTCCGCTTTACTTGGTAATGAGCATCCTGACCTACAAGGCTTATGCAAGTGACAAGCGGGCTGCCGAACATGGCAACTGGCGCACTCCAGAAAGTCAGTTGCACGCTATGGCGCTGGCGGGCGGCTGGCCCGGAGCGTTGCTGGCACAAAGTCAGCTTCGGCATAAATCGAAAAAGCAGCCATTTAAAACCATCCTGTGGCTGACCATTTTCATCAATATCGCCGGATTTATCTGGACCCTTTCCCAACCCGGACACGAAGTGATCAGCCGGCTGACGCATCTGATTCTGTAA
- a CDS encoding LysE family translocator — protein sequence MSIELWMMFALAYLATTLTPGPNVLLVLKNAVQYGWRTTFVTVLGNLSCQLIIVCLVALGVGELLSKTPMWFSVMKVLGGAYLIYLGVKALRQKQQGLPIIERNVNGVKKTNRQLFRQSFLVSASNPKTMIFLSAFLPQFLDVTHPHSEQFAVMFLTIAVTVTSVHLAYVWLVIQLGQKVSRGRFEQVMAKVSGSLFITMGGGVLLSSRS from the coding sequence ATGAGTATTGAACTGTGGATGATGTTTGCTCTGGCGTATCTGGCGACCACGTTGACACCCGGGCCGAACGTACTGCTAGTGCTGAAAAATGCGGTGCAGTATGGCTGGCGCACTACCTTTGTGACTGTGTTGGGTAATCTCAGCTGTCAGCTGATTATTGTCTGCTTGGTGGCTCTCGGCGTGGGAGAACTGCTGAGTAAAACGCCGATGTGGTTTTCGGTGATGAAAGTGCTTGGCGGCGCCTACCTGATTTACCTTGGCGTTAAAGCTTTGCGTCAGAAACAACAAGGCTTGCCGATCATCGAACGTAATGTCAACGGCGTGAAAAAGACCAATCGCCAACTGTTTCGCCAATCTTTTCTGGTGTCCGCCAGCAATCCGAAAACCATGATCTTTCTGTCAGCTTTTTTACCGCAGTTTCTCGATGTAACTCACCCGCATAGCGAGCAGTTTGCCGTGATGTTTTTGACCATCGCGGTGACGGTAACGTCGGTACATCTGGCCTATGTGTGGTTAGTGATTCAACTGGGGCAGAAAGTCAGTCGTGGCCGCTTTGAACAGGTCATGGCTAAAGTGAGCGGCAGCTTGTTCATCACCATGGGTGGCGGTGTGCTGCTGAGTTCACGTTCCTGA
- a CDS encoding YciI family protein, whose amino-acid sequence MFVVSLTYLVDLADVEPHLADHIDYLDRYYASGHFLVSGRKEPRTGGVILAQAESRADLDAVLAQDPFFVHGLAAYDVTEFVASKTAPQLAWLRTT is encoded by the coding sequence ATGTTTGTGGTCTCTCTGACTTATCTGGTTGACTTGGCGGATGTGGAACCGCATCTCGCGGACCATATTGATTATCTGGATCGTTACTACGCTTCGGGGCATTTTCTCGTCTCTGGACGTAAAGAACCACGCACCGGAGGTGTTATTCTTGCCCAAGCTGAAAGCCGGGCTGATCTCGATGCGGTGTTGGCGCAGGATCCGTTTTTTGTGCACGGGCTCGCGGCTTACGATGTGACCGAATTTGTCGCCAGTAAAACGGCGCCGCAATTAGCGTGGTTGCGCACAACATAA
- a CDS encoding Rrf2 family transcriptional regulator has product MRLDSRLSRVLHILLHLVKQPMTSEQFATMLGTNAVVIRRTMAGLREAGYVTSAKGQGGGWTLSCDLQRVTLLDIYQAVGEPKIFSIGFDNANPNCVVEKAVNASLREVLQEAEALLLKRFSQITLADLSQEFIAQLE; this is encoded by the coding sequence ATGAGACTAGACAGCCGCCTTTCACGAGTTCTGCATATTCTGTTGCATCTGGTTAAACAGCCGATGACGTCAGAGCAGTTTGCCACCATGCTCGGCACCAATGCGGTGGTGATTCGTCGCACCATGGCGGGCCTGCGTGAAGCGGGTTATGTCACTTCGGCCAAAGGGCAGGGCGGTGGTTGGACACTCTCTTGCGATTTACAGCGTGTGACGCTGCTGGATATTTATCAGGCGGTCGGGGAGCCAAAGATTTTTTCGATTGGCTTTGATAACGCTAACCCCAACTGCGTGGTTGAAAAAGCAGTGAACGCTTCACTGCGAGAAGTGTTGCAAGAGGCTGAAGCGCTGTTGCTTAAGCGTTTTTCGCAAATCACTCTGGCTGACCTGAGTCAGGAGTTCATTGCTCAACTTGAGTAA